A window of Pseudomonas alcaliphila JAB1 genomic DNA:
TGGTCTTGCGGGGCCGACCCTCCCAGCGCGAGGTAACGCGTTGCGGGTGTCACGGTTCGGCGCGGGTAGCGCCTCTTTTCCCCGAGCTGGAGGACGCTTGCGGCGGACTCCACTACGGAGGAAGGCTGGATTGTTCGGGTTCGGCGAGGGCAAGTCAAGAGATGGCTAACCTATTATTCAACCTGCTGCTGTGACGCAGCGCAGGATGAAGATTGCCGGCTTTTGGTTATAGTAACCATCAGCACCGCCGCTCTCGATAAAGGAAACAGCATGCGCCACATGATTCTTACTGGCACCCTGATGCTCGCTTTGAGCACATCTGCCATGGCCAGCCAGGTTTACAAGTGGGTAGATGAAAAAGGCGTGACCCACTTCGGCGCGCAACCTCCGCAGGGCCAAGAAGCCACGACCATCAATACTGCGGCCCCACCTCCACGACCTGCGCCAAGTGAGCCGGCGCCAAGCATAGAAGAGCAGCTCGACCCCGAGCAGGCGGCCATCGACAAGAAGGTCAAGGAAGATGTGGCGAAGCAGGAAGCCGAGCGCAAGCAGTACTGTGAGAACGCCCGCACCAACCTGGCTCAGTTGGAAAACAATCCTCGCCTGCGCATCGAGGACGGTGGCGAGGTTCGCCGCGTTGACGAGAACGAGCGGCAGGAACGCATCACCGAGCTGAAGAAGTCCATCGCAGAAAACTGCAAATAATGGACTACGCACACGCCCTCAAGGCGTGCGCGTAAGCAGGCTGTCGAACTCGCCGAGTAGTTCAAGCAGCCGACGCGCAACGCGCGGCTGCTGCTGATAGACCATCTCCGCCATGGCCTGAATGCCCGATACCGAGGGCAATGCTGCACCGGTTTCCAGCAGAACCTTCATACGCGGCAGAAAAATCCACTGCAGCCATTGCTCGAACGCCAGCGTATCGAC
This region includes:
- a CDS encoding DUF4124 domain-containing protein; translated protein: MRHMILTGTLMLALSTSAMASQVYKWVDEKGVTHFGAQPPQGQEATTINTAAPPPRPAPSEPAPSIEEQLDPEQAAIDKKVKEDVAKQEAERKQYCENARTNLAQLENNPRLRIEDGGEVRRVDENERQERITELKKSIAENCK
- a CDS encoding YqcC family protein, translating into MDARASALAEHLLLIERELRVQGWWQEEAPSAEALASPEPFCVDTLAFEQWLQWIFLPRMKVLLETGAALPSVSGIQAMAEMVYQQQPRVARRLLELLGEFDSLLTRTP